A genomic region of Amphiura filiformis chromosome 6, Afil_fr2py, whole genome shotgun sequence contains the following coding sequences:
- the LOC140155971 gene encoding CD2 antigen cytoplasmic tail-binding protein 2-like, which yields MSKRKVTFEETAGGSGDSEENSKKTKVDDDTKEKSWSRTFKSNHTLDSDEEEEEDEKDQKGYNLDETDIVEGSEDKTITYDEGIKLTPFNLTEEMEEGRFDAHGNYFEKKEEVIRDSWLDDIDWVKVKELEKGQKTVAEAMEEGNEEAQRPENEILKEILEFLKPGETVTKGLRRLGGKKSTPGNRRKWTVKKDKDTDNKGESSEENKEEMLKLTELADELVSNGNYEAYQYTYERISHLLKQEEEKKKKKEEDAFDMFAEEVDDKKLSTQSSAETSDTKASLDVDAVYWEYKWEQKDDAELHGPFDSNQMLEWQEQNYFADGVWCRKVGENNFYNSKRLDFDLYT from the exons ATGTCAAAACGTaaagtgacttttgaagaaacaGCGGGCGGTTCAGGAGATAGTGAAGAGAACTCAAAGAAGACCAAAGTGGATGATGATACCAAAGAAAAAAGCTGGAGCAGAACCTTCAAATCCAACCATACCCTGGATAGTgatgaagaagaggaggaggatgaGAAAGATCAGAAAGGATATAACTTAGATGAAACTGATATTGTTGAAG GTTCAGAAGATAAAACCATAACTTATGATGAAGGAATCAAACTCACTCCATTTAACCTGACAGAGGAAATGGAGGAAGGCAGATTCGATGCGCATGGGAATTACtttgagaagaaagaagaagtgATTCGAGACAGCTGGCTTGATGATATTGATTGGGTCAAAGTGAAAGAGTTAGAAAAAGGACAGAAAACAGTTGCTGAGGCAATGGAGGAAGGAAATGAAGAAGCACAAAggccagaaaatgaaattctgaaAGAAATCTTGGAATTTCTGAAACCAGGAGAGACAGTTACGAAAGGACTGAGAAGACTTGGAGGCAAGAAATCTACTCCTGGGAACAGGAGGAAATGGACAGTAAAGAAAGATAAAGATACGGACAATAAAGGAGAAAGTAGTGAGGAGAACAAAGAGGAGATGTTAAAACTGACAGAGCTTGCAGATGAACTTGTTAGCAATGGTAACTATGAGGCCTATCAGTATACATATGAGAGGATAAGTCACCTGTTGAAgcaagaggaggagaagaagaaaaagaaagaggaaGATGCCTTTGATATGTTTGCAGAGGAAGTAGACGACAAGAAATTGAGTACACAAAGTAGTGCAG AAACAAGCGATACCAAGGCGTCACTTGATGTAGATGCAGTGTATTGGGAATACAAATGGGAGCAAAAAGACGATGCTGAACTCCACGGACCATTTGATAGCAACCAAATGCTGGAATGGCAAGAACAAAACTATTTTGCCGATGGAGTATGGTGCAGAAAAGTTGGCGAGAATAATTTCTATAACTCAAAAAGACTTGATTTTGATCTCTACACATAA